The Cryptococcus deuterogattii R265 chromosome 3, complete sequence genome has a segment encoding these proteins:
- a CDS encoding 50S small subunit ribosomal protein L34e, with product MATNISKYGVQERMMPGTYESDRIGFKQFRPISEKKAIRTPRHTPIVLVVFGISAISPPPLSSLLTLAQNLNDEQQNYRSSIPQVFTSPKHRPKMAQRVTLRKRQPYNTTSNRRRVVKTPGGKLVVHHLKKIASAPKCGDCGLALPGIPVLRPRQYATLSKRQKTVNRAYGGSCCAPCVKQRITRAFLIEEATIVKRMLKDKAAARK from the exons ATGGCAACGAACATCAGCAAATATGGGGTGCAGGAACGAATGATGCCAGGCACGTACGAGAGCGATAGAATCGGCTTTAAACAATTCAGGCCAATCTCCGAAAAGAAAGCCATCCGAACTCCGCGCCACACTCccatcgtcctcgtcgTTTTCGGCATTTCGGCGatatctcctccccctctctccAGCCTGCTCACCCTCGCGCAAAACCTCAACGACGAACAGCAAAACTACcgctcttccatccctcaAGTCTTTACATCCCCCAAACACCGACCAAAAATGGCCCAGCGAGTCACTCTCCGCAAGCGACAGCCTTACAACACCACCTCCAACAGGAGGAGGGTCGTCAAGACTCCCGGAGGCAAGTTGGTCGTCCACcacttgaagaagattgct TCTGCCCCCAAGTGCGGTGACTGTGGTCTCGCTCTCCCTGGT ATCCCCGTCCTCCGACCTCGTCAAT ACGCTACCCTTTCCAAGCGTCAAAAGACCGTCAACAGGGCTTACGGTGGTTCTTGCTGCGCTCCCTGCGTTAAGCAGCG AATCACCCGAGCTTTCTTGATCGAGGAGGCTACCATTGTCAAGCGAATGCTCAAGGACAAGGCCGCTGCTAGGAAGTAG